A part of Saliniradius amylolyticus genomic DNA contains:
- a CDS encoding chemotaxis protein CheW produces MSELNQLSELETEGSHLHQYLTFVLKGEHYGININSVKEIIEYSNVTGIPLMPDFVKGVLNLRGDVVPVIDLSLRFGKDATEIQHRSCIVILEVPHEDTRVTMGVVVDAVNEVLEIEPSQIEPPPTFGAKIRAQFIQGVVNVGEQFVILLHGDKVLSVEEMAAIIDNVVSE; encoded by the coding sequence ATGAGTGAACTTAATCAGCTAAGTGAACTTGAAACGGAGGGGAGTCACTTGCATCAGTATTTGACCTTTGTGCTCAAAGGAGAGCACTACGGCATCAATATTAACTCGGTGAAGGAAATCATCGAGTACAGCAATGTTACGGGGATTCCTCTGATGCCTGACTTTGTTAAAGGAGTACTGAACCTGCGCGGTGATGTGGTACCGGTGATCGACCTGTCATTACGTTTCGGTAAGGATGCCACCGAAATTCAACATCGTAGCTGCATCGTGATTCTGGAAGTGCCTCATGAAGACACCAGAGTGACGATGGGAGTGGTGGTGGATGCGGTAAACGAAGTATTGGAGATTGAGCCTTCGCAAATCGAGCCTCCGCCAACATTCGGAGCCAAGATCCGAGCTCAGTTTATTCAGGGAGTGGTTAATGTGGGTGAACAGTTTGTCATTCTGCTGCATGGGGACAAGGTGCTATCGGTAGAAGAAATGGCCGCCATTATCGACAACGTGGTTTCAGAATAG
- a CDS encoding chemotaxis protein CheD, producing the protein MNKKVYLAPGEFVIGNASQRLYSTVLGSCVSVIMFDPAKRFYAMCHYLMVGETSRPSPELVGRYGSFILPSFHKHVLRRGIDPAELEVSLIGGATSANAQGLSAHYRVGERNVDYGFRFLEHYGYSISLQDVGGINGRRVKFNADSGEVNVETFSGVKTA; encoded by the coding sequence ATGAATAAGAAAGTGTATCTCGCCCCAGGCGAGTTTGTTATCGGTAATGCCAGTCAGCGCCTTTATTCAACGGTATTGGGGTCCTGCGTATCGGTGATCATGTTTGATCCGGCTAAGCGTTTTTATGCCATGTGCCACTACTTGATGGTGGGCGAAACCTCACGTCCCAGTCCTGAACTGGTAGGGCGTTATGGCAGCTTTATCTTGCCGAGCTTTCATAAACACGTTCTGAGACGCGGGATAGACCCTGCTGAACTTGAAGTGAGTTTGATTGGAGGCGCGACAAGCGCCAACGCTCAGGGACTGTCAGCCCATTACCGGGTTGGTGAGCGTAATGTCGACTACGGTTTTCGTTTCCTTGAGCATTATGGCTACTCCATATCCCTACAGGATGTGGGGGGCATCAATGGCCGCCGGGTTAAGTTCAATGCCGACAGTGGTGAAGTTAATGTAGAGACCTTCAGTGGGGTTAAGACGGCATGA
- a CDS encoding DNA polymerase II: MPQSTTISGFILSRHLLSTPEGVAVGLWLLTDEGPAYVQSAPQKLSFFIVSSQQNQAEETLNRAGLKAGCRALELTTFEQQPVSACYFDSPRSFYQARKLLQSQGLVLYEADIRPVDRILMERFIYGAVTASGRPDESGPYPMLLDAKLSPAKTIPAFKVLSLDVECSAQGELYCIGLVGAQFSRVLMIGEPESTRQDIVWLDHEADLLQAFVSQIHQLDPDIITGWNVVNFDFRLLLKRARRYGIPLTLGRDNSEPEWRETQGDSELGFIGIAGRVVVDGIDALKTATYQFDSFSLESVARALLGKGKAVDNVQDRLSEIEHNFHHNKRQLAKYNRQDCQLVLDIMRKTRLLPFLALRSRLTGLELDRSGGSVAAFTNLYLPKLHRAGYVAPNLPADGGLASPGGYVMSSRPGLYDHVLVLDYKSLYPSIIRTFKIDPLGLVEGLKQPETAIPGFKGAAFSREQHFLPAIIQRLWQQRDEAKKAGDQARSQAIKILMNSFYGVLGSGGCRFYDTRLASSITLRGHEIMQTTADWIREQGYEVIYGDTDSTFVWLNQAVTDKEARQIGRRLAQEINQRWRSKLAEELALESDLEMEFETHFRRFLMPTIRGSEQGSKKRYAGLKVTPDGQTELVFKGLESVRSDWTELARQFQHELYRRVFEQQPVGDYIRTLVARVRAGECDEQLVYRKRLRRKLDDYKRNIPPHVRAARLADRLNQQQGKPRQYQRKGWIRYFITVSGPEPLEYHSSAIDYEHYIERQIRPVADAVLPFIGEDFERITAAQLGLF, encoded by the coding sequence ATGCCCCAGTCCACTACCATCAGCGGTTTTATTCTAAGCCGGCACCTGCTGTCAACGCCTGAGGGCGTCGCCGTGGGCCTCTGGCTTTTAACTGATGAGGGGCCTGCCTATGTTCAGAGCGCGCCGCAAAAGCTGAGCTTTTTTATTGTCTCCAGCCAACAGAATCAGGCCGAAGAGACCTTGAATCGGGCTGGCCTGAAGGCGGGTTGTCGGGCGCTGGAGCTGACGACCTTTGAGCAGCAGCCCGTCTCTGCCTGTTATTTTGACTCGCCGCGTAGCTTTTATCAGGCCAGAAAACTGCTCCAGAGTCAGGGGCTGGTGCTTTATGAGGCGGATATCCGGCCGGTGGATCGCATCCTGATGGAGCGTTTTATCTATGGTGCGGTAACGGCGAGCGGAAGGCCCGACGAGTCGGGACCTTATCCTATGCTTCTCGATGCAAAGCTCAGTCCGGCGAAGACCATCCCGGCTTTTAAGGTTTTGTCTCTGGATGTGGAATGCAGCGCCCAGGGAGAGCTCTATTGTATCGGTCTGGTCGGCGCCCAGTTTAGTCGGGTGCTGATGATTGGTGAGCCCGAGAGTACGCGTCAGGATATTGTCTGGCTGGATCACGAAGCCGACTTACTACAAGCATTTGTCAGTCAAATCCACCAATTAGACCCGGACATTATCACTGGCTGGAATGTGGTTAATTTCGACTTCCGCCTGCTGCTAAAGCGGGCCCGGAGGTATGGCATTCCATTGACATTGGGACGAGACAACAGTGAGCCTGAGTGGCGTGAAACTCAAGGTGACAGTGAGCTGGGTTTTATTGGCATTGCCGGTCGCGTGGTGGTGGATGGCATCGATGCCCTGAAAACGGCCACCTATCAATTTGATTCCTTTAGCCTGGAATCGGTGGCACGGGCACTGCTGGGTAAAGGTAAGGCGGTAGACAATGTGCAGGACCGTCTGAGTGAGATCGAGCACAACTTTCATCACAACAAACGTCAACTGGCCAAGTACAATCGTCAGGATTGCCAGCTGGTGTTAGATATAATGCGTAAGACCCGGCTGCTACCGTTTCTAGCGCTGCGCAGCCGGCTGACGGGGTTGGAGCTGGATCGCTCCGGCGGCTCGGTGGCGGCCTTTACCAACTTGTATTTACCCAAGTTACATCGCGCCGGTTACGTGGCCCCTAACCTGCCTGCCGATGGAGGTTTGGCCAGCCCCGGGGGCTACGTGATGAGCTCCAGACCTGGCCTCTATGACCATGTGCTGGTGTTGGACTATAAGAGTCTGTATCCCTCAATTATCCGTACCTTTAAGATCGACCCCCTTGGTCTGGTGGAAGGGTTGAAACAACCAGAAACGGCAATTCCAGGCTTTAAGGGCGCGGCCTTCTCCCGCGAGCAACACTTTCTGCCTGCCATCATCCAGCGCCTGTGGCAGCAGCGGGATGAGGCCAAAAAGGCCGGTGACCAGGCCCGTTCTCAAGCTATCAAGATTTTAATGAACTCATTTTATGGCGTGCTGGGTTCGGGGGGGTGTCGGTTTTATGATACCCGCCTTGCCAGTTCTATTACCCTGCGCGGTCATGAAATCATGCAGACCACTGCCGATTGGATCCGTGAGCAGGGCTATGAGGTGATCTATGGCGACACCGACTCGACCTTTGTGTGGTTAAACCAGGCAGTGACCGACAAAGAGGCCAGGCAAATCGGTCGACGCCTGGCGCAAGAGATCAATCAGCGTTGGCGCAGCAAGTTGGCCGAAGAACTGGCGCTGGAGTCCGATCTGGAAATGGAATTCGAGACCCACTTTCGACGCTTTTTAATGCCCACCATTCGGGGCTCTGAGCAGGGTAGTAAGAAACGATACGCAGGGTTAAAGGTAACACCGGATGGTCAGACTGAGCTGGTGTTTAAGGGCCTGGAGTCGGTTCGATCCGACTGGACCGAATTGGCCCGCCAGTTTCAGCATGAGCTGTACAGGCGTGTATTCGAACAACAACCGGTGGGGGATTATATCCGTACACTGGTGGCACGGGTGCGCGCAGGGGAATGTGACGAGCAACTGGTTTATCGAAAGCGCCTGCGGCGTAAGTTGGATGATTATAAGCGCAATATTCCGCCCCATGTTCGGGCCGCACGTTTAGCCGACCGTCTGAATCAGCAGCAAGGTAAGCCCAGGCAATATCAGCGCAAGGGGTGGATCCGGTACTTCATCACTGTGAGTGGCCCCGAGCCACTGGAGTATCACAGTAGCGCCATTGACTACGAACATTATATTGAGCGGCAGATTCGGCCAGTGGCCGATGCGGTTTTGCCGTTCATCGGCGAGGACTTTGAGCGTATCACCGCCGCTCAGTTGGGACTGTTCTGA
- a CDS encoding methyl-accepting chemotaxis protein, whose amino-acid sequence MFKNMKVAVRLALMASVLTALLIIAGLMGIIGMKGEHDAMTTVYKDRVVPLRDLKTIADMYAVNIVDTAHKVRNGGMSWDKGADNVEQARDVIQQRWSAYLATQLVSEEQRLVNEIKPLLRDADDAVNDLLRMFENRNEIALESFVLNRLYPVIEPVSDRFSALVEVQLKVAEQEYNDSAASYTTSMTINIILIAVSIIVSIVLSVIITRSLVKQLGGEPAYAERVVNAVANGDLTVKIDLNPGDNSSMLAAINRMVEKLSDIIAQVRASADNLSSASEQMSATSQSISQAASEQASSVEETSASMEEMSASINQNNENSKVTDGIANKSAQDAIKGGEAVKETVSAMRQIADKISIIDDIAYQTNLLALNAAIEAGRAGEHGRGFAVVAAEVRKLAARSQTAAQEIGEVATSSVGLAEDAGKLLEEIVPSIQKTAELVQEIAAASSEQATGAEEINSAIGQITNATQQNAASSEELSSTSEELTGQAVELQEMMEFFQVDSNKLNTRSRSSSYVKRPSAGKSSRTEDKAAGSNQNQSAGKQTQASKDDDFDFENF is encoded by the coding sequence ATGTTTAAGAATATGAAAGTTGCGGTTCGTCTTGCCTTGATGGCAAGTGTGTTAACTGCTCTGCTGATCATTGCCGGTTTGATGGGCATTATCGGTATGAAGGGCGAGCACGATGCAATGACTACGGTGTATAAAGACCGAGTCGTGCCGTTGAGAGACCTGAAGACCATCGCCGATATGTATGCGGTAAATATTGTCGACACCGCCCATAAAGTTCGTAACGGCGGCATGTCGTGGGATAAGGGCGCCGATAACGTCGAACAGGCCAGAGACGTTATCCAGCAACGCTGGAGTGCCTACCTGGCGACACAACTTGTTTCTGAGGAACAGCGCCTGGTCAATGAAATAAAGCCGTTACTCAGAGACGCCGATGATGCGGTTAATGACCTGCTGCGCATGTTCGAGAACCGCAATGAGATAGCGTTAGAGAGCTTTGTGCTGAACCGTCTTTATCCGGTAATTGAACCGGTTTCTGATCGTTTTTCCGCCCTGGTAGAAGTGCAGTTGAAAGTGGCCGAGCAGGAATACAACGATTCAGCGGCAAGTTATACGACCTCTATGACCATCAACATCATACTCATCGCGGTGAGTATTATTGTCAGTATTGTGCTGAGTGTGATCATTACCCGCAGTCTGGTCAAACAATTGGGGGGTGAACCTGCTTACGCTGAGCGGGTAGTAAACGCCGTAGCAAATGGGGATCTGACGGTTAAAATCGATCTTAATCCCGGCGATAACTCAAGCATGTTGGCGGCTATTAACCGCATGGTTGAGAAGCTGAGCGATATTATCGCCCAGGTACGTGCGTCAGCAGACAACCTTTCCTCAGCCTCAGAGCAAATGAGCGCAACCTCTCAGTCCATCAGTCAGGCGGCCTCTGAGCAAGCCTCCAGCGTAGAAGAAACATCGGCGTCCATGGAAGAGATGAGTGCGTCCATCAACCAGAATAATGAGAATTCTAAGGTAACGGATGGTATAGCCAACAAGAGTGCACAGGACGCCATCAAAGGCGGCGAAGCGGTTAAGGAAACGGTTTCTGCCATGCGCCAGATCGCGGATAAGATCAGCATTATCGACGATATTGCCTATCAGACTAACTTGCTGGCGTTAAACGCCGCCATTGAGGCCGGTCGCGCTGGTGAACATGGCCGAGGCTTTGCTGTTGTGGCGGCTGAAGTGCGTAAGCTTGCGGCACGCAGTCAAACCGCAGCTCAGGAGATCGGTGAAGTGGCTACCAGCTCTGTGGGCTTAGCTGAAGACGCTGGCAAGCTGCTGGAAGAAATTGTTCCGTCGATTCAGAAAACCGCCGAATTGGTTCAGGAAATCGCCGCAGCCAGCAGTGAGCAGGCCACCGGGGCAGAGGAAATTAATTCTGCTATAGGCCAGATCACCAATGCTACGCAGCAAAACGCAGCATCTTCCGAAGAGCTGTCGTCCACGTCTGAGGAACTGACTGGCCAGGCTGTAGAATTACAGGAAATGATGGAGTTTTTTCAGGTAGACAGTAACAAGCTGAATACCCGGAGTCGTTCATCCTCCTATGTGAAACGACCATCCGCGGGCAAGTCGAGTAGAACGGAAGACAAGGCGGCTGGTTCTAACCAGAATCAGAGTGCTGGCAAGCAAACGCAGGCATCGAAAGACGATGACTTTGACTTTGAGAACTTCTGA
- a CDS encoding EAL domain-containing protein — MGQLSVLVVEDSAAQRQFTMDLCCAVGATEVEGAENGRVALDMIDEREHDYDILICDLEMPDLNGIEMINLLASRQTHSALIIVSGREQSLISAVELMARTAGLWVLGGVQKPLTEALLKQQMEDYFRQASQSISTDTTKNSKSVPLEELEQALDEGNFVLHYQPKMSMQTGKLSGVEALVRLRRGERDIIFPGDFIPQCEQNGLIDRLSYEVVQLAATQQQRWMELGLDTKVSVNLSAVSFDNDQFSQDVLDLIQQSKIDTEHMIFEVTESEVITDMAKALSILTRLRLSGCGLSIDDFGTGHSSVKQLTQIPFTELKVDRSLIEGIASKKHLQVIFESTLSMCNKLGLSIVAEGIEKKEDWDYLKRNGCHVGQGYYYAPPMPESDLLGWWQAGMPALT; from the coding sequence ATGGGACAATTGTCAGTATTAGTCGTTGAAGACAGTGCCGCGCAGCGGCAATTTACAATGGATCTGTGCTGTGCGGTCGGCGCCACTGAAGTTGAAGGGGCTGAAAACGGCCGTGTCGCGTTGGATATGATCGATGAGCGCGAGCACGACTACGATATTTTAATATGCGACCTGGAGATGCCGGATCTCAATGGTATAGAAATGATTAACTTGTTGGCGAGTCGTCAGACGCATTCGGCGCTGATTATCGTCAGTGGTCGCGAACAGAGTCTGATCTCCGCCGTAGAATTAATGGCGCGAACAGCGGGCCTGTGGGTGTTGGGAGGAGTGCAAAAACCGCTCACAGAGGCATTGCTAAAACAGCAGATGGAGGATTATTTTCGTCAGGCCAGTCAAAGCATCAGTACCGATACGACGAAAAATTCAAAATCAGTGCCTCTGGAAGAACTGGAACAGGCGCTGGATGAAGGGAATTTCGTATTACACTACCAGCCTAAAATGAGTATGCAAACCGGCAAACTCAGTGGAGTGGAAGCCTTGGTGCGTCTTAGGCGAGGCGAGCGAGACATCATCTTCCCTGGGGATTTTATCCCTCAATGTGAGCAAAATGGCCTGATTGACCGGCTTAGCTATGAAGTGGTGCAACTGGCGGCGACGCAGCAACAGCGTTGGATGGAGTTAGGCCTGGATACTAAGGTCTCAGTCAATCTGTCGGCGGTGTCTTTTGATAATGATCAGTTCTCGCAGGACGTCTTAGATCTAATACAACAGTCCAAGATTGATACCGAGCACATGATTTTTGAGGTCACCGAGTCTGAAGTGATTACGGATATGGCAAAGGCGCTATCCATTCTAACGCGTTTGCGCTTGTCCGGTTGCGGTCTGTCCATTGACGACTTTGGTACCGGCCATTCGTCGGTCAAGCAATTGACCCAGATCCCCTTCACCGAGCTTAAAGTCGACCGCAGTCTTATAGAAGGTATCGCCAGCAAAAAGCACTTACAGGTCATTTTCGAAAGTACCCTGTCTATGTGCAATAAACTTGGGCTTAGTATTGTTGCCGAAGGCATCGAAAAGAAAGAAGACTGGGATTACCTAAAGCGCAACGGCTGCCATGTCGGTCAGGGCTATTATTACGCACCGCCCATGCCTGAGTCTGACTTGCTTGGCTGGTGGCAGGCGGGTATGCCGGCCCTGACCTGA
- a CDS encoding protein-glutamate methylesterase/protein-glutamine glutaminase translates to MSKDKIRVLVVDDSAVVRQMLTSILDEQPDIEVIGAAADPYFAVDKMRGNWPDVITLDVEMPRMDGITFLRKIMASRPTPVVICSSLTEEGAETTLEAMSAGAVSIFTKPQVGVKGFLQSTKAQLVEAVRTAAQAKPKNAKVGSGNDREHRTPVVKRTSMAKTTESVMCIGTSTGGTSALEQILTRLPVTAPGMVIVQHMPEKFTAAFASRLDKLCQIQVKEAQDGDRVRPGLALIAPGAQHMSLKRSGAFYYVGVKPGPAVNRHCPSVDVLFKSAAKVAGKNAVGFILTGMGDDGARGLLEMREAGAMTYAQDEATSVVFGMPKEAIKRQAVPEGNVIPLDSVAELIVQYSQTK, encoded by the coding sequence ATGAGTAAAGACAAGATTCGTGTATTAGTGGTCGACGACTCGGCGGTTGTCCGTCAGATGCTGACCAGTATTCTGGATGAGCAGCCGGATATCGAGGTGATCGGTGCGGCGGCGGACCCGTATTTTGCCGTGGATAAAATGCGTGGCAACTGGCCAGATGTCATTACTCTGGATGTGGAAATGCCACGCATGGACGGCATTACCTTCCTGCGAAAGATTATGGCCTCGCGGCCCACGCCTGTGGTGATCTGTTCCTCGCTGACCGAGGAAGGTGCCGAAACCACTCTGGAGGCCATGAGTGCGGGTGCCGTGTCGATTTTTACTAAGCCCCAGGTTGGTGTTAAGGGCTTCCTGCAGAGCACCAAGGCTCAGCTGGTGGAGGCGGTGCGTACCGCCGCCCAGGCTAAGCCTAAGAATGCTAAGGTGGGTAGTGGTAACGACCGCGAGCATAGAACGCCCGTTGTCAAACGTACCTCGATGGCCAAGACTACCGAGAGCGTCATGTGCATTGGTACCTCTACCGGAGGCACCTCGGCATTGGAGCAGATTCTCACACGTTTGCCGGTGACTGCACCAGGCATGGTGATTGTCCAGCACATGCCGGAGAAATTTACCGCCGCCTTCGCCAGTCGTTTAGATAAGCTCTGTCAGATTCAGGTAAAGGAAGCGCAAGACGGCGACCGTGTCCGCCCGGGGCTTGCTCTGATTGCCCCTGGAGCGCAACACATGAGCCTTAAACGCAGCGGCGCCTTTTACTATGTTGGGGTTAAGCCCGGGCCTGCAGTGAATCGACACTGTCCCTCAGTGGATGTGCTATTTAAAAGCGCCGCCAAGGTAGCGGGCAAAAATGCCGTTGGTTTTATTCTTACCGGTATGGGCGATGATGGTGCCAGGGGGCTACTGGAAATGCGTGAGGCCGGCGCGATGACCTATGCTCAGGATGAGGCCACCAGTGTGGTATTCGGTATGCCTAAAGAAGCTATCAAGCGTCAGGCTGTTCCCGAGGGTAATGTGATTCCTCTGGACAGTGTGGCAGAACTTATTGTCCAGTACAGTCAGACAAAGTAG
- a CDS encoding CheR family methyltransferase, whose amino-acid sequence MDSVVLSDRDFGVIRDWLYRKAGIHLGDIKKTLVSGRLQKRLRQLSLTDFRAYIELLESAENGVEHQVAINLLTTNETYFFREKPHYDFLEQRILPDTDPRKPFKVWSAASSTGEEAYTTAFILSRYFGKHGQWEIEGTDINTEVVEDAKRGIYPLSAAKKIPLEYLKESCVKGKGKDAGLFRIRNELRSKVNFGTLNLINPERRLGPFDVVFLRNVLIYFSLPDKQKIVQNVIKNLKPNGWLLVGHSESISGYDERLKQVKAGCYHYKP is encoded by the coding sequence GTGGATTCAGTTGTTCTGTCAGACCGTGACTTTGGCGTTATCCGGGATTGGTTATATCGCAAGGCCGGTATTCATCTCGGTGACATAAAAAAAACCTTGGTCAGTGGGCGTTTGCAAAAACGCTTGCGCCAGTTATCACTAACTGACTTTCGAGCTTATATTGAGCTGTTAGAGTCGGCAGAAAACGGGGTGGAGCACCAGGTGGCGATCAATCTGTTGACCACCAACGAAACCTATTTTTTCCGGGAAAAGCCTCACTATGACTTTTTAGAGCAGCGCATCTTACCGGATACCGACCCACGAAAACCATTTAAAGTCTGGAGTGCCGCATCCTCTACCGGAGAGGAAGCGTATACCACGGCGTTTATTCTTAGTCGCTATTTCGGCAAGCATGGCCAGTGGGAAATAGAGGGAACTGACATCAATACCGAGGTAGTAGAGGATGCAAAGCGGGGCATTTATCCCTTATCCGCGGCAAAAAAAATCCCGCTGGAATATTTAAAGGAGAGTTGTGTAAAGGGGAAAGGCAAGGATGCGGGACTGTTCCGGATTCGGAATGAGCTTCGCAGTAAAGTGAATTTCGGTACCCTGAACTTGATCAATCCCGAACGTCGTTTGGGGCCCTTTGATGTGGTCTTCTTACGTAACGTATTGATTTACTTTTCTTTACCGGACAAGCAAAAGATAGTGCAGAACGTCATCAAAAACCTGAAGCCTAATGGTTGGTTACTGGTGGGGCACTCGGAAAGTATCAGTGGATATGACGAGCGTTTAAAGCAGGTAAAAGCCGGATGCTATCACTACAAGCCATAG
- a CDS encoding methyl-accepting chemotaxis protein: MSIIQQLTIKNAVAGAMVIALLSTTALSTLINISQFSSMFYDVTEQEHLPNLVGRAKAQILERLQQPIALSEAIANNTYVHRWVAQGEPDAQRGELIEFLNDFVRDYNAVAAFWVSMPTGNYYNQDGLFKQVSRTAERDQWFYDFMASGKRTELALDVSESTGDLIVFINARVTSRSNGDIGAAGLGFDVSDISKLVNQTQVGENGYMFLLDEQGTIAAHRNNALIGKSVKAVSQYRNIHSEILRSSGEFRVFQRDVGDIEQYIAVTELEQQGWKIVTLLPRSEVSGQVNGIIGLSTAITLVIAALFIGLAFVFARKVSASVQSVADSLKRMSGDGGDLTQRLDDSADNELGQLAAGFNAILAKLADLVSEIQSSEQVITQGMEKLEQGANQTVSDSSSQKAQTEQVATAMNQMGQTISEVSSVAHKTATDTEQAVSEVNQTNTTMLDVATTMHNLATAMQSTEQIMSELANQAESINSVVDVISGISEQTNLLALNAAIEAARAGEQGRGFAVVADEVRTLASRTQDSTAEIRDQIEQLQSSAIQSKQAIVQGAEQSADLSQQAQSCTDSLSAVKAKFEQINDGNHQVASATEQQASVVEHINESAQIIADTASSIYDNAETDLAEIKRLKEQALHMQAVVRQFKV; the protein is encoded by the coding sequence ATGTCGATCATTCAACAGTTAACCATCAAAAATGCGGTCGCAGGTGCTATGGTTATTGCCTTACTGTCGACCACAGCACTGTCCACCCTGATTAATATCAGTCAGTTTTCCAGTATGTTCTATGACGTCACCGAACAAGAGCATTTGCCCAACCTGGTGGGGCGAGCGAAAGCTCAGATACTGGAGCGCCTGCAACAACCCATCGCACTGTCTGAGGCCATCGCCAATAATACCTATGTACACCGCTGGGTAGCCCAGGGCGAGCCCGATGCCCAAAGAGGTGAGTTGATTGAGTTCCTTAATGATTTTGTTCGCGATTACAATGCAGTAGCAGCGTTCTGGGTCTCTATGCCAACAGGAAATTATTACAACCAGGATGGCTTGTTTAAGCAGGTATCCCGAACGGCAGAGCGCGACCAGTGGTTTTACGACTTTATGGCGTCGGGAAAAAGGACCGAGTTGGCCCTGGACGTATCAGAAAGTACAGGCGACTTAATCGTTTTCATTAATGCCAGGGTGACCAGTCGCAGCAATGGAGACATTGGTGCCGCGGGCCTGGGGTTCGATGTGTCCGACATCTCCAAGTTAGTGAATCAAACTCAGGTAGGTGAGAACGGCTACATGTTCCTGTTGGATGAGCAAGGCACTATCGCCGCACACCGAAATAATGCTCTGATTGGCAAGTCAGTAAAAGCCGTCTCGCAGTATCGAAACATCCATTCCGAGATACTTCGGAGCAGCGGCGAATTCAGAGTTTTTCAACGGGATGTGGGCGATATTGAACAGTACATTGCCGTTACAGAGTTAGAGCAACAGGGCTGGAAGATCGTCACCTTATTGCCGCGCTCGGAAGTCAGCGGACAGGTAAACGGTATCATCGGCTTATCCACCGCCATTACGTTGGTTATCGCCGCACTGTTTATTGGCTTGGCCTTCGTATTTGCCCGCAAGGTCAGTGCTTCTGTGCAATCGGTGGCCGACAGCTTAAAGCGCATGTCCGGTGATGGTGGCGACCTCACTCAAAGACTGGACGACAGTGCCGACAATGAACTGGGCCAACTGGCCGCAGGTTTTAACGCTATTTTGGCCAAACTTGCCGATTTGGTCAGCGAGATACAGAGCTCGGAGCAGGTCATCACTCAGGGAATGGAAAAGCTTGAACAGGGGGCTAACCAGACCGTGTCAGATTCCAGCTCACAGAAGGCACAGACCGAGCAGGTAGCCACCGCCATGAACCAAATGGGGCAGACGATCAGTGAAGTGTCTTCGGTGGCACACAAAACGGCCACCGATACGGAGCAGGCGGTGTCAGAGGTAAATCAAACCAATACCACCATGCTCGATGTTGCCACAACCATGCATAACCTGGCGACGGCCATGCAGAGTACCGAGCAGATCATGAGCGAATTGGCGAATCAGGCTGAATCGATTAACTCTGTGGTGGATGTGATCAGTGGTATTTCAGAACAGACTAATCTGTTGGCTCTGAATGCAGCTATTGAAGCGGCCAGAGCAGGCGAGCAGGGCCGTGGCTTCGCCGTAGTCGCTGACGAAGTACGGACACTGGCCAGCAGAACTCAGGACTCTACTGCCGAAATCCGCGATCAGATTGAGCAGTTGCAGTCTTCGGCGATACAGTCGAAGCAAGCGATTGTCCAGGGAGCCGAGCAAAGTGCCGATTTGTCACAACAGGCCCAGAGCTGCACCGACTCCTTGTCGGCCGTCAAAGCGAAATTTGAACAAATTAATGATGGCAACCACCAGGTGGCATCAGCAACCGAGCAGCAAGCCTCCGTGGTCGAACATATCAACGAATCGGCCCAAATTATCGCCGATACCGCGTCCAGCATCTATGACAACGCCGAAACGGACCTGGCCGAGATCAAGCGGCTTAAAGAACAAGCACTGCACATGCAAGCGGTGGTCAGGCAGTTTAAGGTCTAG